The Blastocatellia bacterium genome window below encodes:
- the rpsG gene encoding 30S ribosomal protein S7 translates to MPRRRIVERREVPPDPIYNSPLVTKFINCMMWDGKKSVAEKIFYAAMERIRQRTKEDPLRVFKQAVENAKPKVEVRSRRVGGATYQVPVEVNPHRQLSLAIRWLVNAARERGEKRMIERLANELIEASQNKGGAIKKREDVHRMAEANRAFAHYRW, encoded by the coding sequence ATGCCGAGACGGCGAATTGTCGAGCGACGCGAGGTGCCGCCGGATCCGATCTACAACAGCCCGCTGGTCACCAAGTTCATCAACTGCATGATGTGGGATGGGAAGAAGAGCGTGGCGGAGAAGATCTTCTACGCCGCGATGGAGCGGATTCGGCAGCGGACCAAGGAGGACCCGTTGAGAGTTTTCAAGCAAGCGGTTGAGAACGCGAAGCCGAAGGTCGAGGTTCGATCGCGGCGCGTTGGCGGGGCGACTTATCAGGTGCCCGTCGAAGTGAATCCGCATCGGCAGCTCTCGTTAGCGATCCGGTGGCTGGTCAACGCGGCGCGGGAGCGAGGGGAGAAGCGGATGATCGAACGGCTGGCTAATGAGTTGATCGAGGCCTCGCAGAATAAGGGCGGAGCCATCAAAAAGCGCGAGGATGTGCATCGGATGGCCGAAGCCAATCGCGCGTTCGCGCATTATCGGTGGTGA
- a CDS encoding GTP-binding protein encodes MAKERFERTKPHVNVGTIGHIDHGKTTLTSAITRVLHSRNPRVVYR; translated from the coding sequence ATGGCCAAGGAGCGGTTTGAGCGGACGAAGCCGCATGTGAATGTGGGGACGATTGGGCATATTGATCATGGGAAGACGACGTTGACGAGTGCGATCACGCGGGTGTTGCACAGTCGGAATCCGCGGGTGGTGTATCGGGA
- the rpsL gene encoding 30S ribosomal protein S12, with amino-acid sequence MPTLAQLVRYGREKVRVKSKSPALQGCPQKRGVCVQVKTMTPKKPNSALRKIARVRLTNGIEVTAYIPGIGHNLQEHSIVLIRGGRVKDLPGVRYHIIRGTLDAAGVANRKQGRSKYGAKRPREAAQPKK; translated from the coding sequence GTGCCGACGCTCGCACAATTGGTTCGATACGGACGGGAAAAGGTCAGGGTGAAATCGAAGAGTCCGGCCTTGCAGGGCTGTCCGCAAAAGCGCGGCGTTTGCGTGCAGGTCAAGACAATGACGCCGAAGAAGCCGAACTCCGCGCTGCGCAAGATCGCGCGCGTGCGCCTGACCAATGGCATTGAGGTGACGGCATATATTCCGGGAATCGGGCACAACCTCCAGGAGCACTCGATCGTGCTGATTCGGGGCGGGCGCGTCAAGGACCTGCCGGGCGTGCGCTATCACATCATTCGCGGGACGCTCGATGCGGCGGGCGTGGCCAATCGTAAGCAGGGTCGGTCCAAGTACGGCGCCAAGCGGCCGCGCGAGGCCGCGCAGCCGAAGAAGTGA
- a CDS encoding right-handed parallel beta-helix repeat-containing protein, translating into MGIREQMRLLRVSLLMGVVVTSMIPGVTSKAGIAPDVLYVSATDPTCGGRSPCFTTIQAAVNAARAGDEIRVAAGTYTGAAPAMVGGDIYTQVVLITKSLTLQGGYTTTNWTEPDPAMNRTVIDAERRGRGISIVGDGTQTVTVAGFTITNGDYSDLGNPPGIANRVCARTDSDCGGGLFAFRVRLNLRDCTITNNIASRTRNYSDGGGAYLWNVVSGSRVENTIFSGNQAQASGGAGGGMSITFGGSVTIVNSRFENNRAAGAGGGLYISQPNDSVRIENSTFTSNVTCEAGGALEARLTFQGTALSLNRVILRENRARSYGAALSFIKQGFGATTVEMTNVVLAANAVESSGDLRSVVEVSSFGADFDLRLAHLTWARHPQLVALRVDASLGGRIAVTLTNALIDSATAAYVGRQVNGEIQIRHTHTLIHRVGRLHVVETGVPTFEAINPREGDPRLDETAHLQQGSAAIDAGAESGVREDIDGEARPAGRGYDIGADEFIPPSASSHLAQLRAQSPSGSVRCSL; encoded by the coding sequence ATGGGAATTCGCGAGCAAATGAGGCTTCTGCGAGTGAGCCTATTGATGGGAGTGGTCGTAACCTCCATGATCCCTGGAGTGACGTCGAAAGCCGGCATCGCTCCCGACGTCCTCTACGTCTCGGCGACCGATCCCACCTGCGGCGGGCGATCTCCCTGCTTCACGACGATTCAAGCGGCTGTGAATGCGGCTCGCGCAGGCGACGAGATCCGTGTGGCGGCAGGGACGTACACGGGTGCGGCGCCGGCGATGGTCGGTGGAGACATCTATACCCAGGTCGTGCTCATCACCAAGAGCCTGACTCTGCAAGGCGGCTACACGACGACCAACTGGACGGAGCCTGACCCGGCGATGAATCGCACGGTGATTGATGCCGAACGTCGGGGACGCGGCATTTCGATCGTCGGCGACGGGACACAGACCGTGACGGTGGCCGGTTTCACCATCACTAACGGCGATTACTCGGACTTGGGCAATCCGCCAGGCATCGCCAACCGAGTTTGCGCGCGCACCGATAGCGATTGCGGCGGTGGTTTGTTTGCTTTTCGCGTGCGGCTCAATCTCCGCGATTGCACGATCACCAATAACATCGCCAGTCGCACGCGAAACTACAGTGACGGTGGCGGGGCTTATCTGTGGAATGTGGTCTCCGGCAGTCGGGTGGAAAACACGATCTTCAGCGGCAATCAAGCGCAAGCTTCCGGGGGCGCTGGGGGTGGCATGTCTATCACGTTCGGCGGCAGCGTCACGATCGTCAATAGCCGCTTCGAGAACAATCGAGCCGCTGGCGCAGGCGGTGGATTGTACATTTCCCAACCGAATGATTCCGTGAGAATCGAGAACTCCACCTTCACAAGTAACGTGACCTGCGAAGCAGGCGGGGCCCTGGAAGCGCGGCTCACTTTCCAGGGGACGGCATTGAGTCTCAATCGCGTGATCCTGCGGGAGAATCGAGCCAGAAGTTATGGAGCTGCTCTTAGCTTCATCAAGCAGGGATTCGGCGCGACGACAGTGGAGATGACCAATGTGGTGCTCGCGGCAAATGCCGTGGAGTCGTCCGGAGATTTACGCTCGGTGGTCGAGGTCAGCAGTTTCGGAGCCGATTTCGATCTGCGCCTGGCGCATCTGACGTGGGCTCGCCATCCTCAACTAGTGGCTCTCCGTGTGGATGCCTCCTTGGGCGGACGAATCGCGGTGACTCTGACCAACGCTTTGATTGACTCGGCGACTGCTGCCTATGTTGGCCGACAGGTCAACGGCGAGATCCAAATCCGGCACACCCACACGCTGATCCATCGCGTGGGGAGATTGCACGTTGTGGAAACCGGGGTGCCGACATTCGAGGCGATCAATCCTCGCGAGGGCGATCCCCGACTGGATGAGACCGCGCATCTACAGCAAGGCTCGGCGGCCATAGATGCCGGAGCCGAGTCCGGCGTGCGCGAGGATATTGACGGCGAGGCCCGACCTGCTGGCAGAGGCTACGACATCGGAGCGGATGAGTTCATTCCGCCTTCCGCTTCTTCGCACCTGGCGCAGTTGCGGGCTCAATCCCCATCCGGCAGCGTCCGATGCAGCCTTTAG
- the fusA gene encoding elongation factor G yields MPRQIPLERVRNIGIAAHIDAGKTTTTERILYYTGVNYKIGEVDEGTATMDWMVQEQERGITITSAATTCFWRIGGAKTGEQYRINIIDTPGHVDFTIEVERSLRVLDGMIALFDAANGVEPQSETVWRQAEKYRVPRIAFVNKMDRQGADFWMVIEQMRRRLGAHPVPVQIPIGGGDEPFQGVVDLIQMKAITWIEETLGAEFIVEDVPEGLREAAHQARDRMLEALADYDDAIAEKYLEGEPISEEEIRAALRRGTIELRLVPVLCGAAFRNKGIQPLLDAVIYYLPSPVDIPPVQGVDPRSGEVCARRASDEEPLAGLVFKIMADRHIGQLTYIRIYSGTLTAGSSVYNATKGKRDRIGRLMKMHANKREDIEEAYAGEIVAASGLRTVTTGDTLCDEAHPIVLEAIEVPRPVISVAIEPKTRQDQDKLSLALGRLAQEDPSFKVTSDPESGQTLISGMGELHLEIIVDRLKREFGVEASVSRPMVNYRETITKKAIGEGKFIRQTGGRGQYGHVKIEIEPLPPGSGFEFVEDIFGGVVPKEFIPAVEEGVREAMERGVLAGYEMVDLRVRLFDGSYHEVDSSELAFKIAGSLAFQEAARKADPILLEPIMKVEIVTPEDYVGAITGDLNARRGRVEQIEHRPGTVIITAYVPLAEMFGYATDLRSMTQGRATYTMHFSHYEQVPKAVSEAILSGVS; encoded by the coding sequence ATGCCGCGGCAGATTCCACTAGAGCGCGTTCGGAACATTGGTATTGCCGCGCATATTGATGCCGGCAAGACGACGACGACTGAGCGGATTTTGTACTACACGGGGGTGAACTACAAGATCGGCGAGGTGGACGAAGGCACGGCGACGATGGATTGGATGGTGCAGGAGCAGGAGCGCGGGATCACGATCACCTCAGCGGCGACGACCTGTTTCTGGCGGATCGGCGGAGCGAAGACGGGCGAGCAATACCGCATCAACATCATTGACACGCCGGGGCATGTGGACTTCACCATCGAGGTCGAGCGAAGTCTTCGAGTCCTGGATGGCATGATTGCTCTCTTCGATGCTGCCAATGGAGTGGAACCGCAGTCGGAGACCGTGTGGCGGCAGGCGGAGAAATACCGCGTCCCGCGCATCGCCTTCGTGAACAAGATGGATCGGCAGGGAGCCGACTTTTGGATGGTCATCGAGCAAATGCGGCGGCGCTTGGGCGCTCATCCTGTGCCCGTGCAGATTCCAATTGGAGGAGGCGACGAGCCGTTCCAAGGGGTTGTGGACCTCATCCAGATGAAGGCCATCACGTGGATCGAGGAGACACTGGGAGCTGAGTTCATTGTGGAAGATGTGCCCGAGGGGTTGCGCGAAGCGGCGCACCAGGCGCGCGACCGAATGCTCGAAGCGCTCGCCGATTACGATGATGCGATCGCCGAGAAGTATCTGGAGGGGGAGCCGATCTCGGAAGAGGAGATCCGCGCCGCCTTACGACGCGGGACGATCGAGCTGCGCTTGGTGCCTGTTCTCTGTGGCGCCGCCTTTCGGAACAAGGGGATTCAACCGCTATTGGACGCTGTCATTTACTATCTGCCCTCACCGGTGGACATTCCACCCGTGCAAGGGGTGGATCCGAGGAGCGGGGAGGTGTGCGCGCGCCGCGCCAGCGATGAGGAGCCGCTGGCTGGGTTAGTCTTCAAGATCATGGCGGATCGGCACATTGGCCAGCTCACGTACATCCGCATCTATTCGGGCACGCTCACGGCTGGCAGCAGCGTCTATAACGCCACTAAGGGGAAGCGGGATCGAATCGGGCGCTTGATGAAGATGCATGCTAACAAGCGCGAGGACATCGAGGAAGCCTACGCCGGAGAGATTGTCGCTGCCTCTGGGCTGCGGACGGTCACAACGGGTGACACGCTCTGTGATGAGGCGCATCCGATCGTGCTGGAGGCCATCGAGGTCCCGCGTCCGGTGATCTCCGTCGCTATCGAACCCAAGACCCGGCAGGATCAGGATAAGTTGAGCCTCGCGCTTGGGCGTCTGGCGCAGGAGGATCCCTCCTTCAAGGTCACGAGCGATCCCGAATCCGGACAGACGCTCATTTCGGGAATGGGCGAGTTGCACCTGGAGATCATCGTGGATCGGCTCAAGCGCGAGTTCGGCGTCGAAGCGAGCGTGAGCCGGCCGATGGTCAACTACCGCGAGACGATCACGAAGAAGGCCATCGGCGAGGGGAAGTTCATCCGTCAAACGGGCGGACGCGGCCAATACGGACACGTGAAGATCGAGATCGAGCCGCTGCCGCCTGGCTCCGGATTCGAGTTCGTGGAGGACATCTTCGGAGGCGTCGTCCCGAAGGAGTTCATCCCGGCTGTCGAGGAAGGGGTGCGCGAGGCGATGGAGCGCGGCGTGCTCGCCGGATACGAGATGGTGGATCTGCGCGTGCGGCTCTTTGACGGGAGCTATCACGAAGTGGATTCCAGCGAGCTGGCCTTCAAGATCGCCGGATCGCTCGCCTTTCAAGAAGCCGCGCGCAAGGCCGATCCGATCTTGTTGGAGCCCATTATGAAGGTGGAGATCGTCACCCCCGAGGATTACGTGGGGGCGATCACTGGAGATCTGAATGCGCGTCGAGGACGCGTCGAGCAGATCGAGCATCGGCCTGGGACGGTCATCATCACAGCTTATGTTCCGCTGGCCGAGATGTTCGGGTATGCGACCGATCTCCGCTCGATGACGCAAGGGCGAGCGACGTACACGATGCATTTCTCGCACTACGAGCAGGTGCCGAAGGCCGTGAGCGAGGCGATCTTGAGCGGAGTCTCGTGA